The uncultured Hyphomonas sp. genome includes a region encoding these proteins:
- a CDS encoding biopolymer transporter ExbD, protein MRGRSNDAPEEANVDLTPMLDVVFILLIFFIVTSTFAQEQAMGLEPPPPPAPPDQEQTQSVPAILIYIDESNMITVNGRNTDIGSVRANIERVRAETPESQVIIQAHPRAKSGVIVLIRDAAYNAGYQTGVNLVLSQDQ, encoded by the coding sequence ATGCGAGGACGTTCAAACGACGCGCCCGAAGAGGCCAATGTCGATCTCACGCCGATGCTGGATGTGGTTTTCATCCTGCTCATCTTCTTCATCGTGACCTCGACCTTCGCGCAGGAACAGGCAATGGGCCTTGAGCCTCCGCCGCCGCCTGCACCGCCAGATCAGGAGCAGACGCAGTCTGTGCCTGCCATCCTGATCTATATCGACGAGTCGAACATGATCACCGTCAACGGCCGCAACACCGATATTGGCTCCGTACGAGCGAACATCGAACGCGTCCGTGCCGAAACACCGGAAAGCCAGGTCATAATTCAGGCACATCCGCGTGCGAAGAGTGGTGTCATCGTCCTTATCCGGGACGCCGCCTATAACGCCGGCTATCAGACGGGGGTTAACCTCGTTCTGTCGCAGGACCAGTAA
- a CDS encoding biopolymer transporter ExbD, with amino-acid sequence MARRKRQSFAAGGAEDDVNLTPMLDVVFILLIFFIVTAQFIKEPGVAIIRPDVDNKADAKPLAILVAINEESEIYIDKKLISPEEVGFTIKQMREDNPRGEIVVQADVNSTAETLVDVMETINRLDGATAINISAKIE; translated from the coding sequence ATGGCACGCAGAAAACGCCAGTCTTTTGCCGCAGGTGGTGCAGAGGATGATGTGAACCTCACGCCGATGCTCGACGTGGTGTTCATCCTCCTGATCTTCTTCATCGTGACGGCACAGTTCATCAAGGAGCCGGGGGTTGCGATCATCCGTCCTGACGTGGACAACAAGGCAGACGCAAAACCGCTCGCGATCCTGGTTGCGATCAATGAGGAAAGCGAAATCTACATCGACAAGAAGCTGATCTCTCCTGAGGAAGTCGGCTTCACCATCAAGCAGATGCGTGAAGACAACCCTCGCGGCGAGATCGTGGTTCAGGCCGATGTGAATTCCACTGCGGAGACGCTTGTCGACGTTATGGAGACCATCAACCGCCTTGATGGTGCAACGGCCATCAATATTTCGGCCAAGATCGAGTAG
- a CDS encoding TonB family protein — translation MFANPLTRLLVGVAIAIPIVYMLFIVMNQLISVKEVNLEKGEQRVLTAITPQQQDSEVRTRQRSKPKRIDSAQKPPPPPKVSATKSNINLPTPQIEGAAPTELNLGRMQSLAIDPVAISDRDAQPIRPPVPTYPQRAAERGIEGSCEVRFDVDTRGKPYNIQATCSDNVFKREAERAVGRVEFAPKIVRGKAAERRNVVYPLEFKLQ, via the coding sequence ATGTTCGCTAATCCCCTGACGAGACTACTGGTTGGTGTCGCTATCGCCATTCCGATCGTTTACATGCTCTTCATCGTGATGAACCAACTCATCTCGGTGAAGGAGGTGAACCTGGAGAAGGGCGAGCAGCGGGTCCTTACCGCGATTACGCCTCAGCAACAGGACTCCGAAGTTCGTACGCGTCAGCGTTCGAAACCGAAGCGGATCGACTCGGCTCAGAAGCCGCCTCCGCCGCCGAAAGTTTCGGCTACGAAGTCCAACATCAACCTGCCGACCCCGCAGATTGAGGGCGCTGCACCGACCGAGTTGAACCTCGGCCGCATGCAATCGCTCGCAATCGATCCGGTGGCCATCTCTGACCGGGATGCCCAGCCGATCCGTCCGCCGGTGCCGACTTACCCGCAGCGCGCTGCGGAACGCGGTATCGAAGGTTCGTGCGAAGTGCGCTTCGACGTGGATACCCGCGGCAAGCCTTACAACATCCAGGCAACCTGTTCGGACAACGTCTTCAAGCGTGAAGCTGAGCGGGCCGTTGGCCGGGTCGAGTTCGCACCGAAGATTGTGCGCGGCAAGGCAGCCGAACGTCGGAACGTGGTCTACCCGCTGGAGTTCAAACTCCAGTAG
- a CDS encoding VWA domain-containing protein — protein MERPLTNFIRALRSSEVRVSTGEALDAAHTLKLIGYADRSMLKDSLACVLAKSPEEKITFDELFDLYFSRQETASSSEQDETDSTDTDNSEADASNLVDLMESGDESGISLALEKAAEAAGVDDIRFSTQVAYYAQQMVKQMGGEALQARLLNALQQGGQDGDAEAQRLIDVRRDVTLKARERAEKAFQVFGAGETQQFRDDYAAEKKLSAIDRSDMERMKRLIAKIAKRLAVKHSRRKRRRNRGQLDVRRTMRANAGFDGVPFNVVWRQKRKDKPKIVVVCDVSGSVAQYVRFLLLLLWSMKDVVPDMHAFAFSFRLGSVDDVLEQNDFETAMAKILREYGMGSTSYGQAWSDLKIDHEQIIDRRTTLLVLGDARSNYGDPRMDLFREFAARAKRVIWLNPEGPGLWGTGDSVIPRYAPFCAQVTHVSTLKDLERAVDEILSAYN, from the coding sequence ATGGAACGCCCGCTCACCAACTTCATCCGTGCCCTGCGCTCTTCCGAAGTGCGGGTCTCCACCGGCGAGGCCCTCGACGCCGCGCATACGCTGAAGCTGATCGGCTATGCCGACCGCAGCATGCTGAAGGATTCCCTCGCCTGCGTCCTGGCCAAATCCCCGGAAGAGAAGATCACGTTCGACGAACTGTTCGATCTCTATTTCTCACGGCAGGAAACCGCCTCCAGCTCAGAACAGGACGAGACAGACTCCACGGACACAGACAATTCAGAAGCCGATGCTTCCAACCTTGTCGACCTGATGGAGTCTGGCGACGAAAGCGGGATCTCCCTCGCGCTCGAAAAAGCGGCCGAGGCTGCTGGCGTGGACGACATCCGTTTCTCCACCCAGGTTGCCTATTATGCCCAGCAGATGGTCAAGCAGATGGGCGGCGAAGCCCTGCAGGCCCGGCTTCTGAATGCCCTCCAGCAAGGCGGACAGGACGGCGACGCCGAAGCCCAGCGCCTGATCGATGTCCGCCGCGATGTGACACTCAAGGCGCGGGAACGCGCCGAGAAGGCATTCCAGGTTTTCGGCGCCGGCGAAACGCAGCAATTCCGAGACGACTACGCCGCCGAGAAAAAGCTCTCCGCCATCGACCGCAGCGACATGGAACGGATGAAGCGCCTGATCGCCAAGATTGCCAAGCGCCTGGCCGTCAAACATTCCCGCCGCAAGCGCCGCCGCAATCGCGGGCAGCTGGATGTCCGCCGGACAATGCGCGCCAATGCCGGCTTCGACGGTGTGCCGTTCAATGTGGTCTGGCGGCAGAAGCGGAAGGACAAGCCGAAGATTGTTGTCGTCTGCGATGTCTCCGGCTCGGTCGCACAGTATGTGCGCTTCCTTCTGTTGCTGCTCTGGTCGATGAAAGATGTCGTGCCGGACATGCACGCCTTCGCCTTCTCCTTCCGCCTCGGCTCGGTCGATGACGTGCTGGAGCAGAATGATTTCGAAACCGCGATGGCGAAGATCCTGCGCGAATATGGCATGGGCTCGACCAGCTACGGCCAGGCCTGGTCTGACCTGAAGATCGATCACGAACAGATCATCGACCGCCGCACGACCCTGCTTGTCCTGGGCGATGCACGCTCAAACTATGGCGACCCGCGAATGGACCTGTTCCGCGAATTCGCCGCCCGCGCCAAACGGGTCATCTGGCTGAACCCTGAAGGCCCGGGCCTGTGGGGCACCGGCGACAGCGTCATCCCCCGCTATGCGCCCTTCTGTGCCCAGGTCACCCATGTCTCGACCCTGAAAGACCTGGAGCGCGCGGTCGACGAGATCCTCAGCGCATACAACTGA
- a CDS encoding MoxR family ATPase, with translation MAKDLSTGYEPMTSVDAITAGLEGVGYISTKQISTAVFLAHGLRKPILIEGPAGVGKTDLAASLSRWLELPLLRLQCYEGLDEGKALYEWKYGKQLLYTQILKEKLNEVIGDAGSLESSLGKLSSFEDLFFSEQFLESRPLLTAMKQEIGSILLIDEIDKSDEEFEAFLLEVLSDYQVTVPEIGTISANVPPLVILTSNNVRELGDALKRRCLHLHIGFPDHARERRIVRARVEGLEEALLDQMISFVQSVRDIDIKKRPSIAETVDWAKTLLLLHATALDETFVRDTLNVLLKHESDIAVIGPEVPKMLREAAAQKPGGRTASGYPDLG, from the coding sequence ATGGCTAAAGACCTTTCCACCGGCTACGAGCCGATGACTTCCGTTGACGCAATCACTGCGGGCCTCGAAGGTGTGGGGTACATCTCCACAAAGCAGATCTCGACGGCTGTTTTCCTGGCCCACGGCCTGCGCAAGCCGATCCTGATCGAAGGCCCGGCCGGCGTCGGCAAGACAGACCTCGCCGCCTCGCTCTCGCGCTGGCTGGAGCTGCCGCTGCTGCGCCTGCAGTGTTATGAAGGCCTCGACGAGGGCAAGGCGCTCTATGAGTGGAAATATGGCAAGCAGCTGCTCTACACCCAGATCCTGAAGGAGAAGCTGAACGAAGTGATCGGCGATGCCGGATCGCTGGAAAGTTCGCTCGGCAAACTGTCTTCCTTCGAAGACCTGTTCTTCTCCGAACAATTCCTGGAATCCCGCCCCCTGCTGACGGCCATGAAACAGGAAATCGGCTCCATCCTTCTGATCGACGAGATCGACAAGTCGGACGAGGAATTCGAGGCTTTCCTTCTGGAAGTCCTGTCGGATTACCAGGTGACCGTGCCGGAGATCGGAACGATCTCTGCCAATGTGCCACCGCTGGTTATTCTGACCTCGAACAATGTGCGGGAACTGGGCGACGCCCTGAAGCGCCGCTGCCTGCACCTGCATATCGGCTTCCCCGACCATGCCCGCGAACGCCGCATTGTCCGCGCCCGGGTCGAAGGTCTCGAAGAAGCACTGCTGGACCAGATGATTTCCTTCGTCCAGTCGGTGCGCGATATCGACATCAAGAAGCGGCCCTCCATCGCCGAAACGGTGGACTGGGCAAAAACGCTGCTCCTGTTGCATGCAACGGCGCTGGACGAAACCTTCGTCCGCGACACGCTGAACGTGCTGCTGAAGCATGAAAGCGACATTGCCGTGATCGGGCCGGAAGTGCCGAAAATGCTGCGTGAAGCCGCAGCACAGAAGCCCGGCGGCCGCACGGCGTCCGGCTATCCGGACCTTGGATGA
- a CDS encoding PaaI family thioesterase yields MTDGIPEGFAPHFRKSGLTDPWEPLYSRNTGEAIFIGLRAGPAHANSRGFVHGALISALADNAMGLSCGLALKDMALENISGLVTVGLSVDFLATARLGQWLEIRPTVLRTGKSLSFCTATIHADETLCARANATFRALQAA; encoded by the coding sequence GTGACAGACGGCATCCCGGAAGGTTTCGCGCCCCATTTCAGGAAAAGCGGCCTGACAGACCCGTGGGAGCCGCTCTATTCCCGCAACACCGGTGAGGCGATCTTCATCGGCCTGCGCGCCGGGCCAGCTCACGCCAATTCCCGCGGCTTCGTCCATGGGGCGCTGATCTCTGCCCTCGCCGACAATGCGATGGGGCTCAGCTGCGGCCTCGCTCTCAAAGACATGGCGCTGGAGAATATCTCAGGCCTCGTCACGGTGGGCCTCTCGGTGGACTTCCTCGCGACAGCCCGCCTCGGCCAGTGGCTGGAGATCCGCCCTACGGTTCTGCGAACCGGCAAGAGTTTGTCCTTCTGCACGGCGACGATCCATGCGGACGAGACGCTCTGCGCCCGGGCCAATGCCACCTTTCGCGCGCTCCAGGCGGCTTGA
- a CDS encoding helix-turn-helix domain-containing protein gives MAAAAKHREALLAASVRLFRQKGYAATGLAEILAESGAPKGSLYHYFPGGKAEIGAEAVALAGNTVAHTLEELAAEADGPGELMARYLDLMAGWMAASDFRDGSPITTTLLETVPEHEAIRQAGADAFDAWAGVLTESAVAAGIPLARAESLARFAISALEGALIQCRVAGNAAPLRLVAEELGALYAAAQTR, from the coding sequence ATGGCGGCAGCTGCCAAACATCGTGAAGCGCTTCTTGCTGCGTCCGTCCGGCTGTTCCGGCAGAAGGGATATGCGGCGACGGGACTGGCCGAGATCCTCGCGGAGAGTGGGGCGCCGAAGGGCTCGCTGTATCACTATTTTCCGGGCGGCAAGGCGGAGATCGGCGCGGAGGCGGTCGCGCTGGCCGGAAACACGGTGGCGCACACGCTTGAGGAGCTGGCGGCGGAAGCGGACGGGCCGGGCGAGCTGATGGCCCGCTATCTGGACCTGATGGCTGGCTGGATGGCGGCGTCTGATTTCCGGGATGGCAGTCCGATCACGACGACCCTGCTGGAGACGGTGCCGGAGCATGAGGCAATCCGGCAGGCGGGCGCGGACGCCTTTGACGCGTGGGCCGGGGTGCTGACGGAATCGGCTGTCGCCGCAGGCATCCCGCTGGCGCGTGCTGAAAGCCTTGCGCGCTTTGCGATATCCGCGCTCGAGGGCGCGCTTATCCAGTGCCGGGTGGCGGGCAATGCCGCGCCGCTGAGGCTGGTGGCGGAAGAGTTGGGCGCGCTGTACGCGGCGGCGCAAACGCGCTGA
- a CDS encoding primosomal protein N' codes for MPVARILFPMPLPEPFDYAVPDDLDVVEGSYVAAPLGKHERLGVVVEMLGDEAGEGRKLKVVSEVYPTPPMTRPMRDFLSFAARYTVSHPGHLLSMALRARAGLLPSPTETMFTVTGKTPPRMTDARAKVLDVMQAADAPMTAAQIAEAAGVSSGVVRGLAEADALQAIDVPTDPPFPPVNPDLPGATLTAEQAEAADELRTAVRKSEFHTFLIDGVTGSGKTEVYFEAIAEALKADPEAQVLVLLPEIALTQAILSRFTARFGAPPAPWHSGLSDKERRRTWRETAHGRARIVIGARSALFLPFRKLKLIIVDEEHDGSFKQEDGVTYHARDMSVMRGKLEEAVVVLASATPALETIVNAEMGRYTRLKLSARPGSARLPDVELVDLRADPPGKGMWLSSRLVHEMQVTREAGEQTLLFLNRRGYAPLVICKACGERLKTPGTENWLTEHRYTNRLVCHVTGYSILKPQMCPNCGAVDSLMGVGPGVERVAEEVRVLMPEARIEIFSSDTAQGGEATRGIVERMEQGEIDVLIGTQIVAKGHNFPNLTLVGVVDADSGMKGGDLRAGERTYQLLSQVAGRAGRAERPGRALVQTYAPDNPAMLALADGDRDGFLQIERDVRAELGLPPFGRLAAVIMSAPSAEMVDQAARDVAGLAPNGQGIELFGPAPAPITVLRGRHRRRFLVKSPRNVDLSAYMTAWLAKLKLPAPVRLSVDIDPYSFM; via the coding sequence ATGCCCGTCGCACGGATTCTCTTTCCCATGCCCCTGCCGGAGCCGTTCGACTATGCGGTGCCGGACGATCTGGACGTGGTTGAAGGCAGCTATGTGGCGGCGCCGCTCGGCAAGCATGAGCGGCTGGGCGTTGTCGTCGAAATGCTGGGCGACGAGGCGGGTGAAGGGCGCAAGCTGAAGGTCGTGTCGGAGGTCTATCCCACGCCGCCGATGACCAGGCCGATGCGGGATTTCCTGTCCTTTGCGGCGCGCTACACGGTCAGCCATCCGGGGCATTTGCTGTCCATGGCGCTGAGGGCGCGGGCGGGCCTGCTGCCGTCGCCGACCGAGACCATGTTCACGGTGACCGGCAAGACGCCGCCCCGCATGACGGACGCGCGCGCGAAGGTGCTGGACGTGATGCAAGCGGCTGACGCGCCGATGACGGCGGCGCAGATCGCGGAGGCGGCGGGCGTGTCGTCCGGCGTGGTGCGGGGGCTGGCCGAGGCCGACGCGCTGCAGGCGATTGACGTGCCGACCGACCCGCCCTTTCCACCTGTGAACCCGGACCTGCCAGGTGCGACCCTGACGGCGGAACAGGCCGAAGCGGCAGACGAGTTGCGCACGGCGGTGCGGAAAAGCGAATTCCACACTTTCCTGATCGATGGTGTCACGGGCTCCGGCAAGACAGAGGTCTATTTCGAGGCGATTGCGGAGGCGTTGAAGGCCGATCCGGAGGCGCAGGTTCTGGTCCTGCTGCCGGAGATCGCGCTGACGCAGGCGATCCTGTCACGCTTCACGGCGCGGTTTGGGGCGCCGCCAGCGCCCTGGCATTCCGGCCTGTCGGACAAGGAGCGCCGGCGCACCTGGCGCGAGACGGCGCATGGACGGGCGCGCATCGTGATCGGCGCACGGTCTGCGCTGTTCCTGCCGTTCCGGAAGCTGAAGCTGATCATCGTGGACGAGGAGCACGATGGCAGCTTCAAGCAGGAAGACGGCGTGACCTATCACGCCCGCGACATGTCCGTGATGCGCGGCAAGCTGGAGGAGGCGGTCGTGGTGCTGGCCTCCGCGACGCCCGCGCTGGAGACGATCGTGAATGCCGAGATGGGGCGCTATACGCGGCTGAAGCTGTCGGCGCGGCCGGGCTCTGCGCGGTTGCCGGATGTGGAGCTGGTGGACCTGCGGGCCGATCCGCCGGGCAAGGGCATGTGGCTGTCATCGCGGCTGGTGCATGAGATGCAGGTGACGCGGGAGGCGGGCGAGCAGACGCTGCTGTTCCTGAACCGCCGGGGCTATGCGCCGCTCGTCATCTGCAAGGCGTGCGGGGAGCGGCTGAAGACGCCCGGCACGGAGAACTGGCTGACGGAGCACCGCTACACGAACCGGCTGGTCTGTCATGTCACCGGCTATTCCATCCTGAAGCCGCAGATGTGCCCGAACTGCGGGGCGGTCGATTCGCTGATGGGCGTCGGCCCCGGCGTGGAACGGGTGGCTGAGGAAGTGCGCGTCCTGATGCCGGAGGCGCGGATCGAGATCTTCTCCTCGGACACGGCGCAGGGCGGCGAGGCGACGCGCGGCATTGTCGAGCGGATGGAGCAGGGCGAGATCGATGTGCTGATCGGTACGCAGATCGTGGCCAAGGGGCATAACTTCCCGAACCTGACGCTTGTGGGCGTGGTGGACGCCGACAGCGGCATGAAAGGCGGGGACCTGCGCGCGGGCGAGCGGACCTACCAGCTGCTGAGCCAGGTGGCGGGCCGGGCGGGGCGGGCCGAACGGCCGGGCCGGGCGCTGGTGCAGACCTACGCGCCGGACAATCCGGCCATGCTGGCGCTGGCCGATGGCGACCGCGACGGCTTCCTGCAGATCGAGCGGGATGTGCGGGCCGAGCTGGGCCTGCCGCCCTTCGGACGGCTCGCGGCGGTGATCATGTCGGCGCCTTCTGCCGAAATGGTGGATCAGGCCGCGCGGGATGTGGCGGGCCTTGCGCCGAACGGGCAGGGAATCGAACTGTTCGGCCCGGCCCCGGCACCGATCACCGTGCTGCGCGGGCGCCACCGGCGGCGGTTCCTGGTGAAGTCCCCCCGCAATGTGGACCTCTCGGCCTACATGACGGCATGGCTGGCGAAGCTGAAACTGCCAGCCCCGGTCCGCCTGTCGGTGGATATCGACCCGTATTCATTCATGTAA
- a CDS encoding acyltransferase yields MQSRNISYIGALDQLRGFAALQILVYHAFLFISYQQVYAEPFTTAHWLKTQNPLSALLVEGHTAVALFMVMSGFIFTIGTHAHEIDYRNFIVNRLLRTFPLFLVMIFAAMAVNPDTSNLYSVLLTVTTFSTHPDAVHGGPFSMMFWAISVEWQFYLIFPFLIIMMRRDGIKSALGLICLLIIFRWMLTEFGASALGISYSTIWGRLDQFLIGMIAGHVYVTAFRKGAGFDLLALVSAGGLVAYLFVFNQLGGYPADAIWKIFTPTIEGLLWGGFILGYLSLSRWLPGFVSAPLQAVGLISYSIYLIHMTVVDWVVRNNVVVDDFGLGPAGNSLVTIVVLVLPVALLLSTLTYNLIEKPFLSMRRTYKLKRVAGFGARSTPDSMEHTPLPRRASLHE; encoded by the coding sequence ATGCAAAGTCGGAACATCAGCTATATCGGCGCCCTGGACCAGCTCCGGGGGTTCGCCGCGCTGCAGATCCTCGTCTACCACGCCTTCCTGTTCATCTCGTACCAGCAGGTCTACGCAGAGCCGTTCACGACGGCGCATTGGCTCAAGACCCAGAATCCCCTGTCCGCCCTTCTTGTCGAAGGCCACACGGCAGTCGCCCTCTTCATGGTGATGTCGGGGTTCATTTTCACCATCGGCACGCATGCCCACGAAATCGACTACCGCAATTTCATTGTGAACCGGCTGCTGCGCACGTTCCCGCTTTTCCTCGTGATGATCTTTGCCGCGATGGCGGTCAATCCGGACACATCGAACCTCTACAGCGTCCTTCTCACCGTCACGACGTTCAGCACCCATCCGGACGCGGTCCATGGCGGTCCGTTTTCAATGATGTTCTGGGCCATCTCGGTCGAGTGGCAGTTCTACCTCATCTTCCCGTTCCTGATCATCATGATGCGGCGAGACGGAATAAAATCGGCGTTGGGTCTGATATGTCTCCTGATCATCTTTCGCTGGATGCTGACGGAGTTCGGCGCGTCGGCTCTGGGGATCAGCTATTCCACGATCTGGGGGCGGCTCGACCAGTTCCTGATCGGCATGATCGCTGGCCATGTCTACGTCACGGCTTTCCGGAAAGGGGCAGGCTTTGACCTTCTTGCACTGGTCTCTGCCGGCGGGCTGGTCGCCTACCTGTTCGTCTTCAACCAGTTGGGCGGCTATCCCGCGGACGCTATCTGGAAAATCTTCACGCCGACCATCGAAGGACTTCTCTGGGGCGGCTTCATCCTGGGCTACCTGTCCCTCAGCCGTTGGCTGCCGGGCTTTGTCAGCGCGCCCCTGCAGGCTGTCGGCCTGATCAGCTATTCCATCTACCTGATCCACATGACGGTGGTGGACTGGGTGGTCCGGAACAATGTGGTGGTCGACGATTTCGGGCTCGGCCCGGCAGGCAATTCGCTCGTCACGATCGTCGTTCTGGTGCTGCCAGTCGCCTTGTTGCTGAGCACGCTGACCTACAACCTGATCGAAAAGCCCTTCCTGTCCATGCGCAGGACATACAAGCTCAAACGGGTCGCCGGGTTCGGAGCACGCTCCACACCTGACAGCATGGAACATACGCCACTGCCTCGCCGCGCCTCATTACATGAATGA
- the atpH gene encoding ATP synthase F1 subunit delta, which translates to MAGSKTTHANEAARRYASALFELAQDKGDLANVHKDFKAFAELAQGSEDLMLLLGSPAFSREDKVKALAGVSEKAGLSPLFGKFLGTMAQNGRSGDILGAAVAFDELYAKQRGVKRAVVRTAKEMSGAERQRIESILAKAVGGEVELTSEVDSSLIGGIQLRIGSQLIDASLAAKLERMNTAMKGA; encoded by the coding sequence TTGGCTGGATCAAAGACGACACACGCGAACGAAGCTGCCCGCCGCTATGCGAGCGCGCTGTTCGAACTCGCACAGGACAAGGGCGATCTCGCCAATGTCCATAAGGATTTCAAGGCGTTCGCCGAACTGGCACAGGGCTCTGAAGACCTGATGCTTCTGCTCGGTTCGCCGGCTTTCTCCCGTGAAGACAAGGTGAAGGCCCTGGCTGGCGTGAGCGAGAAGGCAGGCCTCAGCCCGCTGTTCGGCAAATTCCTCGGCACCATGGCGCAGAACGGCCGTTCGGGCGACATTCTCGGCGCCGCGGTCGCTTTCGACGAACTTTATGCAAAACAGCGCGGTGTAAAACGCGCCGTTGTACGCACCGCCAAGGAAATGTCCGGCGCAGAGCGCCAACGCATCGAATCAATCCTCGCCAAGGCCGTTGGCGGCGAGGTGGAACTTACCAGCGAGGTCGATTCCTCGCTCATCGGTGGCATCCAGCTGCGCATTGGGTCTCAACTCATTGATGCAAGCCTTGCCGCCAAACTGGAACGCATGAACACCGCCATGAAGGGAGCTTAG
- the atpA gene encoding F0F1 ATP synthase subunit alpha: protein MDISAAEISGILKSQIENFGVEAEVSDVGQVLSVGDGIARIYGLDGVQAGEMVEFDGGIKGMALNLESDNVGVVIFGDDRDIKEGDTVKRLDEIVSAPVGKGLLGRVVDALGNPIDGKGPLENVAARERVDVKAPGIIPRKSVDEPMMTGLKAIDGMIPVGRGQRELVIGDRQTGKTAICVDTILNQKATNAAAKNDSEKLFCVYVAVGQKRSTVAQVVKTLEERGALDYTIVVAATASEPAPLQYLAPFTGCAMGEWFRDNGMHALIIYDDLSKQAVAYRQMSLLLRRPPGREAYPGDVFYLHSRLLERAAKLNEDNGSGSLTALPIIETQANDVSAYIPTNVISITDGQIFLETDLFYQGIRPAVNVGLSVSRVGSAAQTKAMKKVAGSMKGELAQYREMAAFAKFGSDLDAATQRLLNRGARLTELLKQPQYSPLLMEEQVCVIYAGTRGYLDKVDLKDVTRYEKELLAHLRGANKDLLTKIATEKALTDEIEAGIKKALDDFTSKFA from the coding sequence ATGGATATCTCAGCAGCAGAAATTTCGGGCATCCTGAAGTCGCAGATCGAGAATTTCGGCGTTGAAGCCGAAGTCTCCGATGTCGGTCAGGTTCTGTCAGTGGGCGACGGTATCGCCCGTATCTACGGCCTCGACGGCGTTCAGGCCGGCGAAATGGTCGAGTTCGACGGCGGCATCAAAGGCATGGCGCTGAACCTCGAAAGCGACAATGTCGGTGTCGTGATCTTCGGTGACGACCGGGACATCAAGGAAGGCGACACCGTCAAGCGCCTCGACGAGATCGTGTCGGCACCGGTCGGCAAAGGCCTTCTCGGCCGCGTCGTGGATGCTCTCGGTAACCCGATTGATGGCAAAGGCCCGCTGGAAAACGTTGCTGCACGTGAACGCGTGGACGTGAAAGCGCCGGGCATCATTCCGCGTAAGTCGGTGGACGAGCCGATGATGACCGGTCTCAAGGCCATCGACGGGATGATCCCGGTCGGCCGTGGTCAGCGCGAGCTGGTCATTGGTGACCGCCAGACCGGCAAGACCGCGATCTGTGTGGATACCATCCTGAACCAGAAGGCGACCAACGCGGCTGCCAAGAACGACAGCGAAAAGCTGTTCTGCGTCTATGTCGCCGTGGGTCAGAAGCGTTCGACGGTGGCGCAGGTCGTCAAGACGCTCGAAGAGCGGGGTGCGCTTGACTACACCATCGTTGTGGCCGCGACCGCTTCCGAGCCGGCACCGCTGCAGTACCTCGCGCCGTTCACCGGCTGCGCCATGGGTGAGTGGTTCCGCGACAACGGCATGCACGCCCTCATCATCTATGATGACCTGTCCAAGCAGGCCGTTGCGTATCGTCAGATGTCCCTGCTGCTGCGCCGCCCGCCGGGCCGCGAAGCTTATCCGGGTGACGTGTTCTACCTGCACTCGCGCCTTCTGGAGCGTGCTGCGAAGCTGAACGAAGACAATGGCTCCGGCTCGCTGACGGCCCTGCCGATCATCGAAACCCAGGCCAACGACGTGTCGGCTTACATCCCGACGAACGTGATCTCGATCACTGACGGCCAGATCTTCCTTGAGACGGACCTGTTCTACCAGGGTATCCGCCCGGCCGTGAACGTCGGTCTGTCGGTTTCGCGCGTGGGCTCTGCCGCCCAGACGAAAGCGATGAAGAAGGTTGCCGGCTCGATGAAGGGCGAACTCGCCCAGTACCGCGAGATGGCTGCCTTTGCGAAATTCGGTTCCGACCTCGACGCCGCAACCCAGCGCCTGCTGAACCGCGGTGCCCGCCTGACCGAGCTCCTGAAGCAGCCGCAATACTCGCCGCTCCTGATGGAAGAGCAGGTCTGCGTGATCTACGCCGGTACGCGTGGTTACCTCGACAAGGTCGACCTGAAAGACGTGACCCGCTACGAGAAAGAGCTGCTGGCTCACCTGCGCGGTGCGAACAAGGACCTGCTGACGAAGATCGCCACAGAAAAAGCTCTGACGGACGAGATCGAAGCCGGCATCAAGAAGGCCCTGGACGACTTCACCTCGAAGTTTGCCTGA